In Flagellatimonas centrodinii, a single window of DNA contains:
- a CDS encoding HNH endonuclease — protein MPETIEKPGSSNAPGFVVYAPVTTPARRSYDKQRGTRTQRGYDNRWLRARRRYLAANPLCRLCQQVGRTTAATVVDHVVPHRGDRALFWDEANWQPLCKECHDSVKAQEERGGVMRGCDADGLPLGASHHWHR, from the coding sequence ATGCCCGAAACAATCGAAAAGCCCGGCAGCAGCAATGCGCCGGGCTTTGTCGTTTACGCCCCAGTGACCACACCAGCACGCCGCAGCTACGACAAGCAACGCGGCACGCGCACCCAACGTGGGTACGACAATCGCTGGCTGCGAGCACGCCGCCGATACCTGGCAGCGAACCCACTGTGCAGGCTGTGCCAGCAGGTGGGGCGCACCACTGCAGCAACGGTGGTCGACCACGTGGTGCCGCACCGCGGTGATCGCGCCCTGTTCTGGGATGAGGCCAATTGGCAGCCGCTCTGCAAGGAGTGCCACGACAGCGTCAAAGCGCAGGAAGAGCGCGGCGGCGTGATGCGAGGCTGCGATGCCGATGGCCTGCCCCTGGGCGCCAGCCATCATTGGCACCGCTGA
- a CDS encoding TraR/DksA C4-type zinc finger protein translates to MVDAIDRAQALDLSRIEQVQAAARLPLAELGPQFCAVCADEIPDDRRRRVLGTRWCVDCARAAEQLARQFRRR, encoded by the coding sequence ATGGTTGATGCCATTGACCGGGCGCAGGCGCTTGATCTGAGCCGTATCGAGCAGGTGCAGGCGGCGGCAAGGCTGCCCCTTGCGGAGTTGGGCCCGCAGTTCTGCGCGGTGTGCGCGGACGAGATCCCCGATGACAGACGGCGGCGTGTGCTGGGCACGCGCTGGTGCGTTGACTGTGCGCGGGCTGCTGAGCAGTTGGCGAGGCAGTTCCGACGACGGTAG
- a CDS encoding phage major capsid protein, with protein MFRNTLFALFAVAVAFSAALGAPTVALAADALNFPALTPDAIAQLVGIGALGFTVQALKEKRGSILTAMRGMVDKLAEEDRDFTDEEQADYAAKEKEVEKLAATIAARQKLEAMEAAADAPDDSVALRAALASAPGANAPGPRKSFENVAEFLSAAAFNPGDERLANLYHERRGDMEMGTGTAGGFAVPEQFRSDIMSVNPQQSIVRPRATVIPAGSPPDSAITIPAMDQTGATPDNVYGGVRVDWTEEGGTKTKSDAKLRQIKLQPHEVSGYITLTDKLLRNWQASGSFVEGQLRGAVSAAEDHAFLNANGVGKPLGLRMAGAAYKVNREQASKILIADIDAMMARILMRGGSPLWIGSQSILPQLQGLVDGEGRRLWSPNAAAGYPGTLAGYPVMYNERSPLLGGAGDLILADLSYYLIKDGSGPFVEAGKATGDFENNRTSIKITWNTDGQPWLTAPFKQEGGYEVSPFLVLDLPSGG; from the coding sequence ATGTTCCGCAATACACTGTTTGCATTGTTCGCCGTTGCAGTGGCGTTCAGTGCCGCGCTGGGTGCGCCCACCGTGGCGCTGGCCGCTGACGCGCTCAACTTCCCTGCTCTCACACCGGATGCCATTGCCCAGCTGGTGGGTATTGGCGCGCTCGGCTTCACCGTGCAGGCGCTGAAGGAAAAGCGCGGTTCCATCCTCACCGCCATGCGCGGCATGGTCGACAAGCTCGCCGAAGAAGATCGCGACTTCACCGACGAAGAGCAGGCCGACTACGCCGCCAAGGAAAAAGAAGTCGAGAAGCTCGCCGCCACCATCGCCGCCCGGCAGAAGCTGGAGGCCATGGAAGCCGCCGCCGACGCCCCGGATGATTCCGTCGCGCTGCGTGCAGCCCTTGCCAGCGCACCGGGTGCCAATGCCCCCGGCCCGCGCAAGAGCTTCGAGAACGTCGCCGAGTTCCTCTCGGCAGCCGCGTTCAACCCGGGTGATGAGCGGCTCGCCAACCTCTACCACGAACGCCGTGGCGACATGGAAATGGGCACCGGCACTGCCGGCGGCTTCGCCGTGCCGGAGCAGTTCCGCAGCGACATCATGTCGGTCAACCCGCAGCAGTCCATCGTGCGGCCGCGTGCCACCGTCATCCCCGCCGGCAGCCCGCCGGACTCCGCCATCACCATCCCTGCCATGGATCAGACCGGCGCAACGCCGGATAACGTCTACGGCGGCGTGCGGGTGGACTGGACCGAAGAGGGCGGCACCAAGACCAAGAGCGATGCCAAGCTGCGGCAGATCAAGCTGCAGCCGCATGAAGTGAGCGGCTATATCACCCTCACCGACAAGCTTTTGCGCAACTGGCAGGCCAGCGGCAGCTTTGTCGAAGGCCAGCTGCGCGGTGCTGTCAGCGCCGCTGAGGACCACGCTTTTCTCAACGCCAACGGTGTGGGCAAGCCGCTGGGCCTGCGCATGGCTGGTGCGGCCTACAAGGTGAACCGCGAGCAGGCCTCGAAGATCCTCATTGCCGACATCGACGCGATGATGGCGCGCATCCTCATGCGTGGCGGCTCGCCGCTGTGGATCGGCTCGCAGAGCATCCTGCCGCAGCTGCAGGGGCTGGTGGATGGCGAAGGCCGCCGCCTGTGGTCGCCCAACGCTGCGGCTGGCTATCCCGGCACCTTGGCCGGCTACCCGGTGATGTACAACGAGCGCAGCCCGCTGCTGGGCGGTGCCGGTGACCTCATCCTGGCCGACCTGAGCTACTACCTCATCAAGGATGGCTCCGGGCCGTTCGTCGAGGCCGGCAAGGCCACGGGTGACTTCGAGAACAACCGCACCTCGATCAAGATCACCTGGAACACCGACGGCCAGCCCTGGCTCACTGCGCCCTTCAAGCAGGAGGGTGGTTACGAGGTGTCGCCGTTCCTGGTGCTTGACCTGCCGAGCGGCGGCTAA
- a CDS encoding tail completion protein gp17 yields the protein MPHNCPPPPTGLQPESALHLLLTGNAAVMAACPGGVYPNRMTRTPAQDAELRTKTTIVYQRIGGPVDYHLRGPVGLQMGRFWLDIYGNTHSAVRTARDAVQAVLSGYRGTPMPGVQIQAFFFESLREFYDAEPEYRQYRSNTEFTVHYLET from the coding sequence ATGCCGCACAACTGCCCACCACCGCCGACCGGGTTGCAGCCGGAGAGCGCACTGCACCTGCTGCTCACCGGTAACGCCGCCGTAATGGCCGCCTGCCCGGGCGGCGTTTACCCAAACCGCATGACGCGCACGCCGGCACAGGATGCCGAGCTGCGCACGAAAACCACCATCGTCTACCAGCGCATCGGCGGCCCGGTGGACTACCACCTACGCGGCCCGGTCGGCCTGCAGATGGGCCGCTTCTGGCTCGACATATACGGCAACACGCACAGCGCCGTGCGCACCGCACGCGATGCCGTGCAGGCCGTGCTGTCCGGCTACCGCGGCACGCCGATGCCGGGCGTACAGATTCAGGCCTTCTTCTTCGAAAGCCTGCGTGAGTTTTACGACGCGGAGCCGGAATACCGGCAGTACCGCAGCAACACCGAGTTCACAGTCCACTACCTGGAGACATGA
- a CDS encoding terminase large subunit, whose product MPVKRPPSKRPRAQPLQQRDPCTWYAQQVVRGKIVAGSHVRAACARHLDDVKHAKDRGLVWRIEQTHRVYAFFAGLRFGDGEHDGAPFFLEPSQCFIVGSLFGWYRADGYRRFRTAYIEIGKGNGKTPLAAGIGLYCMLADDEPGAEVYSAAVSRDQAGICFRDAKRFCESTPALLKRLIIGETNLANPRVGSYMRPVSSEGRSADGKRVHCALIDEVHEHPSATIVDKMRAGTKGRRNALIVEITNSGHDRNSVCYQHHEYSVQVLRAKPGERYHDNSWFAYICTLDACKRHARDGHYQPVEGCEHCDDWMRDPATWIKANPLLGVSIHPQYLEEQVREARGMPSKQNIVARLNFCTWTESVAAWISRDAWDAVQVDPDLDSLEGRQCYIGLDLSKKTDLTALALFFPDDAGGGDLWVEQYTPGDTLREREDRDRVPYSKWVKAGLLTAVPGKSIDYGYIAKRLAWLHEHFEITALPFDRWKIDDLRRELDEEGIDLPLVEFGQGFRDMGPAVDALEALILNGRIRIHRNPVLTWNASSAVLMQDPAENRKFAKHKATGRIDGIVAATQAVGCAMRPPEQEDTSSVYETRGIVELEI is encoded by the coding sequence GTGCCGGTGAAAAGGCCGCCAAGTAAACGGCCTCGCGCACAACCACTGCAGCAGCGGGACCCGTGCACCTGGTACGCGCAGCAGGTGGTGCGCGGCAAGATCGTCGCCGGCTCACACGTGCGTGCGGCCTGTGCACGTCACCTCGATGACGTGAAGCACGCCAAGGACCGCGGCCTGGTGTGGCGGATCGAGCAGACGCACCGCGTCTATGCGTTCTTCGCTGGCCTGCGGTTTGGTGATGGCGAGCATGATGGCGCGCCGTTTTTCCTCGAGCCCTCGCAGTGCTTCATCGTCGGCAGCCTGTTCGGGTGGTACCGGGCAGATGGTTACCGGCGGTTCCGCACCGCCTACATTGAGATCGGCAAGGGCAACGGCAAGACGCCGCTGGCTGCCGGGATCGGCTTGTATTGCATGCTCGCGGATGACGAGCCCGGCGCCGAGGTGTACAGCGCCGCCGTCAGCCGCGACCAGGCTGGCATCTGCTTTCGTGATGCCAAGCGGTTCTGTGAGAGCACGCCCGCGCTACTCAAGCGGCTGATCATTGGTGAAACCAACCTCGCCAACCCGCGCGTCGGCAGCTACATGCGGCCGGTGTCGTCGGAGGGCCGCAGCGCCGACGGCAAGCGCGTGCACTGCGCGCTCATCGACGAGGTGCACGAACACCCGTCGGCCACCATCGTCGACAAGATGCGCGCCGGTACCAAGGGCCGGCGCAATGCGCTCATTGTGGAGATCACCAACAGCGGGCATGACCGCAACTCGGTCTGCTACCAGCACCATGAATACAGCGTGCAGGTGCTGCGAGCGAAGCCGGGCGAGCGCTACCACGACAACTCATGGTTCGCTTACATCTGCACGCTGGATGCCTGCAAGCGGCACGCCCGAGACGGCCACTACCAACCGGTGGAAGGCTGCGAACACTGCGACGACTGGATGCGCGACCCGGCCACGTGGATCAAGGCCAACCCACTGTTGGGTGTCAGCATTCACCCTCAGTACCTGGAAGAGCAGGTGCGCGAAGCGCGCGGCATGCCGAGCAAACAGAACATCGTCGCCCGGCTTAACTTCTGCACCTGGACCGAAAGCGTGGCGGCATGGATCAGCCGCGATGCCTGGGATGCCGTGCAGGTGGATCCCGACCTCGACAGCCTCGAAGGCCGACAGTGTTACATCGGGCTCGACCTCTCGAAGAAGACCGACCTCACCGCCCTGGCGCTGTTCTTCCCAGACGACGCAGGCGGTGGTGACTTGTGGGTAGAGCAGTACACGCCGGGCGACACCCTGCGCGAGCGCGAAGACCGCGACCGCGTGCCGTACAGCAAGTGGGTGAAGGCCGGTCTTCTCACCGCCGTGCCGGGCAAGAGCATCGACTACGGCTACATCGCAAAGCGGCTGGCGTGGCTGCACGAGCACTTTGAGATCACTGCCCTGCCCTTCGACCGCTGGAAGATCGACGACCTGCGCCGCGAGCTGGATGAAGAAGGCATCGATCTGCCGCTTGTAGAGTTTGGGCAAGGCTTCAGAGACATGGGGCCGGCGGTGGATGCGCTGGAGGCGCTGATACTGAACGGCCGCATCCGCATACATCGAAACCCGGTGCTCACCTGGAACGCATCCAGCGCGGTGCTGATGCAAGACCCTGCCGAGAACCGCAAGTTTGCAAAGCACAAGGCCACCGGCCGAATCGACGGCATCGTGGCGGCCACCCAAGCCGTGGGCTGCGCCATGCGGCCACCGGAACAAGAAGACACCAGCTCCGTGTACGAAACACGGGGCATCGTGGAACTGGAGATTTGA
- a CDS encoding phage head closure protein, with amino-acid sequence MQLIDAGQLDRRITLYRMVPQRLDTGEETYGPELYAAVWARKLDVSGNERWAGQQLAADVDSRWIIRWRPDLNPLCELRHEGRRYDIISVLEMGRRAGYEVLTRARAEVARVPR; translated from the coding sequence ATGCAGCTGATTGATGCCGGCCAGCTTGACCGGCGCATCACGCTCTACCGCATGGTCCCCCAGCGCCTCGACACCGGCGAAGAGACATACGGGCCAGAGCTGTATGCCGCCGTATGGGCGCGCAAGCTCGATGTCAGCGGCAACGAGCGTTGGGCCGGCCAGCAGCTGGCGGCGGATGTCGACAGCCGGTGGATCATCCGCTGGCGGCCGGACCTGAACCCACTGTGCGAGCTGCGCCATGAAGGCCGGCGCTACGACATCATCAGCGTGCTCGAAATGGGCCGCCGCGCCGGGTACGAAGTGCTGACCCGCGCGCGCGCCGAAGTGGCACGGGTGCCGCGCTGA
- a CDS encoding helix-turn-helix transcriptional regulator, protein MDIGRAELIRNARLNRGMGAAELARRMGVSRQTIHSWETSDSVEIKASNMRRLAQILNLTFFESGGTGDDSDASEVNEKKAAFNLDSRPVGVHMLETAIQVFTSRMEMVSNELRETDRLTHQSACETADRIASKLKEHTNELDRYIDVAKRAFQLELNR, encoded by the coding sequence ATGGATATAGGACGCGCCGAGTTGATCCGGAATGCCCGCCTCAATCGGGGCATGGGCGCAGCCGAGCTTGCGCGCCGGATGGGCGTTTCTCGGCAAACTATCCATAGCTGGGAGACATCCGACAGCGTCGAAATCAAGGCATCGAACATGCGCAGGCTTGCGCAGATCCTGAATCTCACCTTCTTCGAATCCGGCGGAACCGGGGACGACAGCGACGCATCGGAAGTCAACGAGAAGAAAGCAGCTTTTAATCTCGACAGTCGGCCAGTCGGCGTTCACATGCTTGAGACAGCCATACAGGTTTTCACCTCCCGCATGGAGATGGTCAGCAACGAATTACGGGAAACAGACCGGCTCACGCATCAGTCAGCCTGTGAGACGGCAGACCGTATCGCCAGCAAGCTCAAAGAGCACACGAATGAACTGGATCGGTATATCGACGTGGCGAAGCGGGCGTTCCAGCTGGAGCTGAACCGCTAG
- a CDS encoding phage tail tube protein encodes MADTAFIGYGSIFERGVGSPLVYAEIARVTEINPPSLSRETSDVTHLKSTDRYKEFIGAMRDAGEVSFTLIYNPANTTHQSLMTDYEANAAVDYRITFSDDDTWQWSFKGFVTGLETPITMEDKVTQSITIKITGKPTLAASGS; translated from the coding sequence ATGGCGGACACCGCATTTATTGGTTACGGCAGCATCTTTGAGCGGGGCGTTGGCAGCCCGCTTGTGTACGCCGAGATTGCCCGGGTCACCGAGATCAACCCGCCTTCGCTTTCGCGGGAGACCTCGGATGTCACCCACCTCAAGAGCACCGATCGCTACAAGGAATTCATCGGCGCCATGCGGGATGCTGGCGAGGTGAGCTTCACGCTCATCTACAACCCGGCCAACACCACCCACCAGTCGCTGATGACCGACTACGAAGCCAACGCAGCGGTGGACTACCGCATCACGTTCTCGGACGACGACACCTGGCAGTGGAGCTTCAAGGGCTTCGTCACCGGTTTGGAGACGCCGATCACGATGGAGGACAAGGTTACCCAGTCCATCACCATCAAGATCACCGGCAAGCCCACTCTGGCGGCGAGCGGCTCATGA
- a CDS encoding phage tail assembly protein T has translation MSEWMAFDRISPIGDERGDVLMASLQAHMQNLKRRRGQRAGRIRDYQLKWGRRRAQPVSEMLNMAKMITAACGGEVR, from the coding sequence CTGAGCGAGTGGATGGCGTTTGACCGCATCAGCCCCATCGGGGACGAGCGCGGCGACGTGCTCATGGCCTCCCTGCAGGCCCACATGCAAAACCTGAAACGCCGGCGTGGACAACGCGCTGGGCGCATTCGTGACTACCAGCTCAAGTGGGGGCGCCGCCGTGCGCAGCCCGTTTCGGAGATGCTCAACATGGCCAAGATGATTACTGCCGCTTGCGGTGGTGAGGTGCGCTGA
- a CDS encoding P27 family phage terminase small subunit, whose translation MGLRGPKPMPSHLRLVTGNAGRRPVNEDEPQFDIEAPECPEYLSDDARAEWDVIVPDLVAARLVSKVDRMAVAGYCEAVSLWKRSLLKIQQLADEDPDGQGLVVKGPNGFAMFSQWLNIRNRAYGDMMKAIASLGLSPADRARVKALDNGQGMLFPDDPMEAMLRAGEKAAK comes from the coding sequence ATGGGACTCCGTGGGCCGAAGCCGATGCCCTCGCACCTTCGGCTTGTGACCGGCAACGCGGGTCGCCGGCCGGTGAACGAGGATGAACCGCAGTTCGACATCGAGGCACCTGAGTGCCCGGAGTATCTGAGCGACGATGCCCGCGCCGAGTGGGACGTGATCGTGCCCGACCTGGTGGCCGCGCGGCTGGTGTCGAAGGTCGACCGCATGGCGGTGGCCGGGTACTGCGAAGCGGTGTCGCTGTGGAAGCGATCGCTGCTGAAGATCCAGCAGCTCGCCGACGAGGACCCCGACGGCCAGGGCCTGGTGGTGAAGGGCCCCAACGGGTTCGCCATGTTTAGCCAGTGGCTAAACATTCGGAACCGCGCCTATGGCGACATGATGAAGGCCATCGCCAGTCTCGGCCTGTCGCCTGCTGACCGCGCCCGGGTGAAGGCGCTCGACAACGGGCAGGGAATGCTGTTCCCGGATGATCCGATGGAGGCCATGCTGCGTGCCGGTGAAAAGGCCGCCAAGTAA
- a CDS encoding S49 family peptidase: MKYARILSAVAQQVWAMQPEKLSAMLEFLRFAADGGVNTPDMLAAKIGKREDRAIAQRSGAVMVLPIVGIIGYRMSMMDDISGGGGFSVAAFRQQFHAAVNDDSIKLIILDVDSPGGVIGGVPELARDIAAARARKTIISVVNPLSASAGYWLAAAATEVVASPSSDTGSVGVYTVHEDWSKYLEAEGIGHEFIHYGEHKVEGNSWEPLSDSARQHLQARVDEAGEMFTGDLATFRDIKQSVVRETFGGGRVYGPAEAMSRGMVDRIATLEETLARFEVGPLAITSQQPPDGRSAHRRALAERRLALLEHSIT; this comes from the coding sequence ATGAAGTACGCCCGCATCCTCTCCGCCGTCGCCCAGCAGGTGTGGGCCATGCAGCCCGAAAAGCTGTCGGCCATGCTCGAGTTTCTGCGGTTTGCCGCCGATGGCGGGGTGAACACGCCCGACATGCTGGCCGCCAAGATCGGCAAGCGCGAAGACCGCGCCATTGCCCAGCGCAGCGGCGCCGTCATGGTGCTGCCCATCGTCGGCATTATCGGCTACCGCATGAGCATGATGGACGACATCAGCGGCGGTGGCGGCTTCAGCGTTGCCGCGTTCCGCCAGCAGTTTCACGCCGCAGTGAACGACGACAGCATCAAGCTGATCATCCTCGATGTCGACAGCCCGGGTGGCGTGATCGGCGGTGTGCCCGAGCTGGCGCGTGACATCGCTGCCGCACGTGCGCGCAAGACCATCATCAGCGTCGTCAACCCGCTGTCGGCCAGCGCCGGCTACTGGCTGGCAGCTGCTGCCACCGAGGTGGTGGCATCGCCCAGCAGCGATACCGGCAGCGTCGGCGTGTACACCGTGCATGAGGACTGGAGCAAGTACCTTGAGGCCGAAGGCATCGGCCATGAGTTCATCCACTACGGCGAACACAAGGTCGAGGGCAACAGCTGGGAACCGCTGAGCGACAGCGCCCGCCAGCACCTGCAAGCCCGTGTTGATGAGGCCGGCGAAATGTTCACCGGTGACCTCGCCACCTTCCGCGACATCAAGCAGAGCGTGGTGCGCGAAACCTTCGGTGGCGGTCGCGTCTACGGCCCGGCCGAAGCCATGAGCCGCGGCATGGTCGACCGCATCGCCACGCTCGAAGAAACGCTCGCGCGGTTTGAAGTAGGCCCGCTGGCCATCACCAGCCAGCAGCCACCGGACGGCCGCAGCGCCCACCGCCGGGCACTGGCCGAGCGCCGCCTGGCGCTGTTGGAACACAGCATCACCTGA
- a CDS encoding phage portal protein, whose amino-acid sequence MSVLRAAFGPSQSLSDPQSFLLRAMSGGRSIGGVNVSEYTALNVSAVYAAVGIIADTIGQLPLHLYRRTDKGRVAVKRNEHPVAAMLQDQANPYMTPFTLRQTSQSHALLWGNGYMEIQKDGRGRTVGLWPLIPENTWPSWNDRAQLVYRTNIDKQPAELDHRNVAHVRALGHDGYVGHSQISLHRQSIGLAMAAERYGAKFYENEAMSGGFLYHPGKLDAKASENLRKSFSKQGGLDNAHRIKILEEGMKFERTTIPPDDAQFLGTREFQLAEIARIYRVPLILMQSHEGGTTWGTGIEQILIGFVVWTLQAWVVQWEQELNRKLFTKEELAQGYFVRFALNALLRGDMTSRANFYKAMREISTLSANEIRELEDLNTNPELGGYTRPANWVPVNAPAGSVSGGTPTGVNPA is encoded by the coding sequence GTGAGCGTACTGCGCGCCGCCTTCGGCCCCTCGCAGTCGCTGAGCGACCCGCAGTCGTTCCTGCTGCGTGCTATGAGTGGCGGGCGCAGCATTGGCGGTGTCAACGTGAGCGAATACACCGCGCTGAATGTGAGCGCCGTGTATGCGGCCGTCGGCATCATCGCCGACACCATCGGCCAGTTGCCGCTGCACCTGTACCGCCGCACCGACAAAGGGCGCGTTGCCGTCAAGCGCAACGAGCACCCGGTGGCAGCCATGCTGCAAGACCAGGCCAACCCCTACATGACACCGTTCACGCTCCGGCAAACCAGCCAGAGCCACGCCCTGCTGTGGGGCAACGGGTACATGGAGATCCAGAAAGACGGGCGCGGCCGAACCGTAGGCCTGTGGCCTCTCATCCCCGAGAACACCTGGCCGAGCTGGAACGACCGCGCGCAACTGGTGTACCGCACCAACATCGACAAGCAACCGGCCGAGCTGGACCACCGCAACGTTGCCCACGTGCGCGCCCTCGGGCATGACGGCTATGTCGGCCATTCGCAGATCAGCCTTCACCGCCAGAGCATCGGCCTCGCCATGGCGGCCGAACGCTACGGCGCCAAGTTCTATGAGAACGAGGCCATGTCTGGCGGCTTCCTCTACCACCCCGGCAAGCTGGATGCCAAAGCCAGCGAGAACCTGCGCAAGAGCTTCAGCAAACAGGGCGGGCTCGATAACGCCCACCGCATCAAGATTCTCGAAGAGGGGATGAAGTTCGAGCGCACCACCATCCCCCCGGATGACGCGCAGTTTCTCGGTACCCGTGAATTTCAGCTTGCCGAGATTGCCCGCATCTACCGGGTGCCGCTCATCCTCATGCAGTCGCATGAAGGCGGCACCACCTGGGGCACCGGGATCGAGCAGATCCTCATCGGCTTCGTGGTGTGGACCCTGCAGGCCTGGGTGGTGCAGTGGGAGCAGGAGCTGAACCGCAAGCTGTTCACCAAGGAGGAGCTGGCGCAGGGCTACTTCGTGCGATTCGCGCTGAACGCCCTGCTGCGCGGCGACATGACCAGCCGCGCCAATTTCTACAAGGCAATGCGCGAGATCAGCACCCTTAGCGCCAACGAGATCCGCGAGCTGGAAGATTTGAACACCAACCCGGAACTGGGCGGCTACACCCGCCCCGCCAACTGGGTGCCGGTGAATGCGCCGGCCGGCAGCGTGTCCGGCGGCACGCCAACTGGAGTGAACCCCGCATGA
- a CDS encoding head-tail connector protein yields the protein MNLVVVTPPANEPVSLGEAKVHLRIDDYGDVTPGQPLPHPDDDLVKRLIGTARSKCEHFCRRAFVTTTYTMGLDRFPACIRLPIGRLQAVESITYVDTNGVQQTLPPADYQVDTLTEPARIAPAAGKCWPSTQYETLNAVRVNFTAGFGSRDEQPTWVKDAILLTLGDLYRFRGEVVTGTTVARIPEGAEYLMWTHRLWPE from the coding sequence GTGAACCTGGTGGTGGTCACCCCGCCCGCGAACGAGCCGGTATCGCTCGGCGAGGCCAAGGTGCATCTGCGGATTGATGACTACGGCGATGTCACGCCCGGCCAGCCGCTGCCGCACCCGGATGATGACCTCGTCAAGCGGCTCATCGGCACGGCCCGCAGCAAGTGCGAGCACTTCTGCCGGCGGGCGTTTGTGACCACCACCTACACCATGGGGCTGGACCGGTTCCCCGCCTGCATCCGGCTGCCAATCGGCCGGCTGCAGGCGGTGGAGTCCATCACCTATGTCGACACCAACGGCGTGCAGCAGACGCTGCCGCCGGCCGACTACCAGGTTGACACCCTCACCGAACCCGCCCGTATTGCGCCCGCCGCCGGCAAGTGCTGGCCCAGCACGCAGTACGAAACCCTCAACGCCGTGCGCGTGAACTTCACCGCCGGCTTCGGCAGCCGCGATGAGCAGCCCACCTGGGTGAAGGACGCCATCTTGCTGACGCTGGGAGACCTCTACCGGTTCCGCGGCGAGGTGGTCACCGGCACCACCGTGGCGCGTATCCCCGAGGGCGCCGAATACCTCATGTGGACTCACCGACTATGGCCCGAGTAA
- a CDS encoding Cro/CI family transcriptional regulator — MTKADAIAHFKGAARLASAIGCSRQAVHQWPPELPDRIADRVIAAITRSGLEVPPELMPSESGGADVCSQM, encoded by the coding sequence ATGACGAAGGCTGATGCGATCGCGCACTTCAAGGGGGCGGCACGTCTGGCGAGCGCCATCGGATGCTCTCGGCAGGCCGTACACCAGTGGCCGCCTGAGCTACCTGACCGCATCGCAGACAGGGTCATTGCTGCAATCACCCGCAGCGGCCTGGAAGTGCCCCCTGAATTGATGCCGAGTGAATCTGGGGGTGCTGATGTTTGCTCCCAGATGTAG
- a CDS encoding HK97-gp10 family putative phage morphogenesis protein produces MARMKGEHARVTGLKELEAAIAALPDKLVKKELRAANRASANIIRRESKANAKARTSKKTGRLIGGFAQRQRTYQMKRIMTVIHARAPHAHLLEFGTQPRYQPNGKYVGEGPALRFMTDAYNDKKGEAAKLFKQRALEGLERQANALGKKSKSRR; encoded by the coding sequence ATGGCCCGCATGAAGGGCGAGCACGCCCGCGTGACCGGCCTCAAGGAACTTGAAGCCGCCATCGCGGCGCTGCCCGACAAGCTGGTGAAAAAGGAACTGCGCGCCGCCAACCGCGCCAGCGCCAACATCATCCGCCGCGAGAGCAAGGCCAACGCCAAGGCGCGCACCAGCAAGAAAACCGGGCGGCTGATCGGTGGCTTTGCCCAGCGGCAGCGCACCTACCAGATGAAGCGGATCATGACCGTGATACACGCACGCGCCCCACATGCTCACCTGCTGGAGTTCGGCACGCAGCCGCGCTACCAGCCCAACGGCAAGTACGTGGGCGAGGGCCCCGCGCTGCGGTTTATGACTGACGCCTACAACGATAAGAAAGGCGAGGCCGCCAAGCTTTTCAAACAGCGTGCGCTGGAAGGGCTCGAGCGCCAGGCCAATGCCCTTGGCAAGAAGAGCAAGAGCCGGCGCTGA